In Actinoplanes sp. NBC_00393, a single genomic region encodes these proteins:
- a CDS encoding response regulator transcription factor: MIRVLVADDQAMVRTGFGMIIGAQPDMELVGEAADGVEAVAQARQLRPDVALMDIRMPKMDGLQALRLLAGPGVADPVKVVVVTTFDLDEYVHQALRNGAVGFLLKDAGPALLVEAVRAAASGDALISPSVTVRLLQHLATPAQPAEDGGLSPRELEVVRLTARGLTNAEIAAELFISVGTVKTHLGSVHAKLDTRNRVEIAAWAWERRLVG; this comes from the coding sequence TTGATTCGCGTACTCGTCGCCGACGACCAGGCCATGGTCCGCACCGGCTTCGGCATGATCATCGGTGCGCAGCCGGACATGGAGTTGGTCGGCGAGGCGGCCGACGGCGTGGAGGCGGTCGCGCAGGCCCGGCAGCTGCGGCCGGACGTGGCGCTGATGGACATCCGGATGCCGAAGATGGACGGCCTGCAGGCGTTGCGGCTGCTCGCCGGCCCGGGCGTCGCCGACCCGGTGAAGGTGGTCGTGGTCACCACGTTCGACCTGGACGAGTACGTGCACCAGGCGCTGCGCAACGGCGCGGTGGGCTTCCTGCTCAAGGACGCCGGCCCGGCACTGCTGGTCGAGGCGGTACGCGCCGCGGCCTCCGGGGACGCCCTGATCAGCCCGTCGGTCACCGTACGCCTGCTCCAGCACCTGGCCACCCCGGCTCAGCCGGCGGAGGACGGCGGCCTGTCCCCGCGCGAGCTGGAGGTGGTCCGCCTGACCGCCCGCGGCCTGACCAACGCCGAGATCGCCGCCGAGCTGTTCATCTCGGTCGGCACCGTCAAGACCCACCTGGGCAGCGTGCACGCCAAGCTGGACACCCGGAACCGGGTGGAGATCGCCGCCTGGGCGTGGGAGCGGCGCCTGGTCGGCTGA
- a CDS encoding sulfotransferase family protein yields the protein MSSDRPIFVVGCPRSGTTMLQLMLHAHPRIALPPETRFLLAGWQQRSDFGDLTDAGNRKSLAEFIVTSPQFTDLGLDETEVVDAIVTGPPTLGSAFGIVFRMYAQRFGKPRWGDKRPMYLRYLPTILKLFPDAQIINIMRDGRDCVASLKETPWKPEEFDTLLDYWKKSAEASLVASRVYRKDVYHQVRYEDLVADPEPHLRKICAFLEEDFDPAMTAPNKLASVAVPEYKTWHTLTHQAPTTERIQSWRKRLSGDEIRQCEDAFGELLPHFGYEPSIPIPRSVRMRNDATQLAKKRLGPAKRAVTGLLSQARRHPVTETEPPVAARLTSRQLAG from the coding sequence ATGTCCAGTGACCGCCCGATCTTCGTCGTGGGCTGCCCGCGATCCGGCACGACGATGTTGCAGCTCATGCTCCATGCGCACCCGCGCATCGCTCTGCCGCCGGAGACCCGCTTCCTGCTGGCCGGCTGGCAGCAGCGTTCCGACTTCGGTGATCTGACCGACGCCGGCAACCGGAAGTCGCTGGCCGAGTTCATCGTCACATCGCCGCAGTTCACCGACCTCGGGCTGGACGAGACCGAGGTGGTCGACGCGATCGTCACCGGCCCGCCGACGCTGGGCTCGGCGTTCGGCATCGTCTTCCGGATGTACGCGCAGCGCTTCGGCAAGCCGCGCTGGGGCGACAAACGCCCGATGTATCTGCGGTACCTGCCGACGATCCTGAAGCTGTTCCCGGACGCGCAGATCATCAACATCATGCGTGACGGCCGGGACTGCGTAGCGTCGCTCAAGGAGACGCCGTGGAAGCCCGAGGAGTTCGACACGCTCCTCGACTACTGGAAGAAGTCGGCGGAGGCCTCGCTGGTCGCCTCCCGCGTCTACCGCAAGGACGTCTACCACCAGGTCCGCTACGAGGACCTGGTCGCCGACCCGGAGCCGCACCTGCGGAAGATCTGCGCCTTCCTCGAGGAGGACTTCGACCCGGCGATGACCGCGCCGAACAAGCTGGCCTCGGTCGCCGTGCCGGAGTACAAGACCTGGCACACGCTGACCCACCAGGCGCCCACCACCGAGCGGATCCAGAGCTGGCGCAAGCGGCTCAGCGGGGACGAGATCCGGCAGTGCGAAGATGCGTTCGGCGAGCTGCTGCCGCACTTCGGCTACGAGCCGTCGATCCCGATCCCGCGCAGTGTCCGGATGCGCAACGACGCGACCCAGCTCGCCAAGAAGCGGCTCGGCCCGGCCAAGCGTGCCGTCACCGGTCTGCTGTCGCAGGCGCGCCGTCACCCGGTCACCGAGACCGAGCCGCCGGTCGCGGCCCGGCTCACCAGCCGCCAGCTCGCGGGCTGA
- a CDS encoding DMT family transporter — protein MNRLAWLLFVMVSVLWGIPYFLIKIAIEDLSPLLVVAGRVAIAAAVLIPIALMRGTLGSLRGRMPAVTLIAMVHIVGPFLLITYGEQHISSSLTGILIAVEPVVIALLMSRTEPLTPIRVAGLVVGFAGVVALLGLDVSGDSGLLGAGMVLLAAISYAVATMLVQRRAADIPPEALTVGTTSITTVVLLPFTFFALPTEPVGADSWAALAVLGVLCTAVALLAFYKLIGLAGSNRAGLVTYVNPVVAVLLGVVLLNESIGVATVAGFALVILGCWLSTRPAPVRERESIGV, from the coding sequence GTGAATCGTCTCGCCTGGCTCCTTTTCGTGATGGTCTCGGTCCTCTGGGGCATCCCGTACTTCCTCATCAAGATCGCGATCGAGGACCTGTCGCCGCTGCTGGTGGTGGCCGGCCGGGTCGCCATCGCGGCGGCCGTGCTGATCCCGATCGCCCTGATGCGCGGCACCCTCGGAAGCCTGCGCGGCCGGATGCCGGCCGTCACCCTGATCGCGATGGTGCACATCGTCGGGCCGTTCCTGCTCATCACCTACGGCGAGCAGCACATCTCGTCCTCGCTGACCGGAATCCTGATCGCCGTCGAACCGGTGGTGATCGCGCTGCTGATGTCGCGGACCGAGCCGCTCACCCCGATCCGGGTGGCCGGCCTGGTCGTCGGCTTCGCCGGGGTAGTGGCACTGCTCGGCCTGGACGTCTCCGGTGACTCCGGGCTGCTCGGCGCCGGCATGGTGCTGCTCGCCGCGATCAGTTACGCCGTGGCGACCATGCTGGTGCAGCGCCGCGCCGCCGACATCCCGCCCGAGGCGCTGACCGTCGGCACCACCTCGATCACGACTGTGGTGCTGCTGCCGTTCACCTTCTTCGCCCTGCCCACCGAGCCGGTCGGCGCGGACTCGTGGGCGGCGCTGGCGGTGCTCGGCGTCCTCTGCACCGCGGTCGCCTTGCTGGCGTTCTATAAGCTGATCGGCCTGGCCGGCTCGAACCGGGCCGGCCTGGTCACGTACGTGAACCCGGTCGTCGCGGTGCTGCTCGGTGTGGTGCTGCTGAACGAGTCGATCGGCGTGGCCACAGTCGCCGGTTTCGCGCTCGTCATCCTCGGCTGCTGGCTCTCCACTCGCCCGGCGCCGGTACGCGAGCGGGAGTCCATCGGCGTGTGA
- a CDS encoding LysR family transcriptional regulator, which produces MIDSRRLQVLTEVARQGSFNRAAAELRLTPSAVSQQISALERTVGTPVVRRSTRGVELTDAGRVLVETAEAIAAELLCAEREIAQLATARTERLTVATFTSGGQRLLPPALTRFTASHPGVELTVIESEPEEALPLVRTGSADVALAYHFDGPPPVRPGDRSGLSWAPLLEDPMWIVLPAGHHLAGRTSVTVAELAGERWVHGCMIVGELLDHYAAMAGFQVRTACRGTDYQFAQSLVRAGIGISMIPEVALTADHSGLTAARLAPPGPCRYVGVATARRRRPNPLVGTLLRILEETVTALPATPLTNHRYA; this is translated from the coding sequence ATGATCGACTCGCGGCGTCTCCAGGTGCTGACCGAGGTGGCCCGGCAGGGCAGCTTCAACCGCGCGGCCGCTGAGCTGCGGCTCACCCCGTCCGCGGTGTCCCAGCAGATCAGCGCCCTGGAGCGGACCGTCGGCACCCCGGTGGTGCGGCGCAGCACCCGCGGCGTCGAGCTGACTGACGCCGGCCGGGTGCTGGTCGAGACCGCCGAGGCGATCGCCGCCGAGCTGCTCTGCGCCGAACGCGAGATCGCCCAGCTGGCCACCGCCCGCACCGAGCGGCTCACCGTCGCCACCTTCACCAGCGGCGGCCAGCGCCTGCTCCCGCCGGCCCTCACCCGGTTCACCGCCTCGCATCCCGGCGTCGAGCTGACCGTGATCGAGAGCGAGCCGGAGGAGGCGCTGCCGCTGGTCCGCACCGGCTCCGCCGACGTCGCCCTGGCCTACCACTTCGACGGCCCGCCGCCGGTGCGTCCCGGCGACCGCTCCGGGCTGTCCTGGGCGCCGCTGCTCGAGGACCCGATGTGGATCGTCCTGCCCGCCGGCCACCACCTCGCCGGCCGCACCTCGGTCACCGTCGCCGAACTGGCCGGCGAACGCTGGGTGCACGGCTGCATGATCGTCGGCGAGCTGCTCGACCACTACGCGGCGATGGCCGGCTTCCAGGTCCGCACCGCCTGCCGCGGCACCGACTACCAGTTCGCCCAGTCACTCGTCCGCGCCGGCATCGGCATCAGCATGATCCCCGAGGTCGCCCTCACCGCCGATCATTCCGGCCTGACGGCCGCCCGCCTCGCCCCACCCGGCCCCTGCCGCTACGTCGGCGTCGCCACAGCCCGGCGCCGCCGGCCCAACCCCCTGGTGGGCACGCTGCTGCGCATCCTCGAGGAGACCGTCACCGCGCTCCCCGCAACCCCTCTGACCAACCATCGGTACGCCTAG
- a CDS encoding GNAT family N-acetyltransferase — MPELIAPTVRLHAAWIESHDEWGRGVHQPGAGLRPDVDVDSPAGFASWVARLLVEEDTSIPAAEGLVHCTYRWIVDGDRLLGTISLRHELNDFLLEAGGNIGYGIRPSERRRGLATFALGEMLTEARKLGLDRVMVSCDVDNLASARTIRRHGGVLEDIRDTSIGTVKRFWINL, encoded by the coding sequence ATGCCCGAGTTGATCGCGCCGACGGTTCGTCTGCACGCCGCGTGGATCGAGTCCCACGACGAGTGGGGCCGGGGCGTGCACCAGCCCGGCGCCGGCCTGCGGCCCGATGTCGACGTCGACTCGCCGGCCGGCTTCGCCTCGTGGGTGGCGCGGCTGCTGGTCGAGGAGGACACCTCGATCCCGGCGGCGGAAGGGCTGGTGCACTGCACCTACCGGTGGATCGTGGACGGTGACCGCCTGCTCGGCACGATCTCGCTGCGGCACGAGCTCAACGACTTTCTCCTCGAGGCCGGCGGCAACATCGGTTACGGCATCCGCCCGTCCGAGCGCCGCCGCGGCCTGGCCACCTTCGCGCTCGGCGAGATGCTCACCGAGGCCCGCAAACTCGGCCTCGACCGGGTGATGGTCAGCTGCGACGTGGACAACCTCGCCTCGGCGCGCACGATCCGACGCCACGGCGGCGTCCTCGAGGACATCCGGGACACCTCGATCGGCACGGTCAAACGCTTCTGGATCAATCTTTAG
- a CDS encoding DUF305 domain-containing protein: MGGPVRRAALALFLLALLVAGCGGQQQETAAHNDTDAMFLQMSLAQIGEGQQVAAVAEEQAANPEIRAIAAELLGQWRTESDTMRAWLLSWQRPVEADPSAGVHAGHGDLHSLREEDVAALRSAKGADFDRTAVALLLGNLHNGMETIRMESEGGAYPPAVQLAGQMTESRQQQIQRLLALASAA; encoded by the coding sequence GTGGGCGGCCCGGTTCGCCGGGCCGCCCTGGCCCTGTTCCTGCTGGCCCTGCTGGTCGCGGGGTGCGGTGGGCAGCAGCAGGAGACGGCTGCGCACAACGACACCGACGCGATGTTCCTGCAGATGAGCCTGGCCCAGATCGGCGAGGGGCAGCAGGTGGCCGCCGTCGCCGAGGAACAGGCGGCGAACCCGGAGATCCGCGCGATCGCGGCCGAATTGCTCGGGCAGTGGCGTACCGAGAGCGACACCATGCGCGCCTGGCTGCTCAGCTGGCAGCGCCCGGTCGAGGCCGACCCGTCCGCCGGGGTGCACGCCGGGCACGGCGACCTGCACTCGCTGCGCGAGGAGGACGTGGCGGCGTTGCGGTCGGCGAAAGGCGCCGACTTCGATCGGACCGCGGTGGCGCTGCTGCTCGGCAACCTGCACAACGGCATGGAGACGATCCGGATGGAGAGCGAGGGCGGCGCCTATCCGCCGGCCGTGCAACTGGCCGGCCAGATGACCGAGTCCCGGCAGCAGCAGATCCAGCGCCTGCTCGCGCTGGCCTCAGCCGCCTGA
- a CDS encoding lytic polysaccharide monooxygenase — MRRRFTLPAMTVAAVTGSLFVAVSPASAHGYISSPPSRQANCASGAVSGCGDIVYEPQSVEQPKGSKQCNGGGSRFTVLNDNSKSWPAASVGQNVTFNWVLTARHSTATWEYFIGDTLLASFNDGGAQPGATKSHTVNMKGFSGRQTVLARWNISDTVNAFYSCVDLNIGGGTTNPTPTPTATSSPTPRPTATTNPPTPTPTATTNPGATSWAAGTAYKVGDRVTFNGRSYQCRQAHTAITGWEPPYVAALWTAL; from the coding sequence ATGAGGCGCAGGTTCACCCTTCCGGCCATGACCGTCGCGGCGGTCACCGGATCTCTGTTCGTGGCCGTCTCCCCGGCGTCCGCGCACGGATACATCTCATCCCCGCCCAGCCGTCAGGCCAACTGCGCGAGCGGCGCGGTCTCGGGCTGCGGCGACATCGTGTACGAACCGCAGAGCGTCGAGCAGCCGAAGGGCTCGAAGCAGTGCAACGGAGGCGGCAGCCGTTTCACTGTGCTCAACGACAACAGCAAGAGCTGGCCGGCCGCGTCGGTCGGCCAGAACGTCACCTTCAACTGGGTGCTCACCGCCCGGCATTCGACGGCGACGTGGGAGTACTTCATCGGCGACACGCTGCTGGCCTCCTTCAACGACGGTGGCGCGCAGCCGGGGGCGACCAAGTCGCACACGGTCAACATGAAGGGCTTCAGCGGACGGCAGACGGTTCTCGCCCGGTGGAACATCTCGGACACCGTGAACGCGTTCTACTCGTGCGTGGACCTGAACATCGGCGGCGGCACCACGAACCCGACGCCGACGCCGACGGCCACCAGCAGCCCGACGCCGCGGCCGACGGCGACGACGAACCCGCCCACCCCGACGCCGACGGCGACGACCAACCCGGGCGCGACGTCCTGGGCGGCGGGTACGGCGTACAAGGTCGGTGACCGGGTGACGTTCAACGGCCGGTCCTACCAGTGCCGGCAGGCGCACACCGCGATCACCGGGTGGGAGCCTCCGTACGTCGCGGCGCTGTGGACCGCTCTGTAA
- a CDS encoding aminoglycoside phosphotransferase family protein: MEEILAGGVNQVVRAGDRVRRPTGSWSPRVHDLLRHLDRFAGTPRFHGVTADGHEILDFLPGEVSNYPPTPAAASTSALVTAASLLRAYHDAVADFALSAPRDGWQVPAREPVEVICHGDYAPHNCVLTGDRVTGVIDFDYAMPGPRLWDVAFAAYRWVPLAAPDNSDGFGTVSSQASRLRLFCDSYGLSRPDRAALIDTVVARIQWLVDHMHAEAAGGNAAFAGHLADGHHRQYLGDAAYIREHRKAFDDAVTNNAAPPAD; the protein is encoded by the coding sequence ATGGAGGAGATCCTCGCGGGCGGCGTCAACCAGGTGGTCCGGGCCGGTGACCGGGTACGCCGACCCACCGGCTCCTGGTCGCCACGCGTGCACGACCTGCTCCGGCATCTCGACCGGTTCGCCGGGACGCCCCGCTTCCACGGAGTGACGGCCGACGGCCACGAGATCCTGGACTTCCTGCCCGGCGAGGTCTCCAACTACCCGCCCACCCCGGCTGCCGCATCGACCTCCGCCCTGGTCACCGCCGCTTCGCTGCTGCGCGCCTACCACGACGCCGTGGCAGATTTCGCGCTGTCGGCACCCCGCGACGGCTGGCAGGTCCCGGCCCGCGAGCCGGTCGAGGTGATCTGCCACGGCGACTACGCCCCGCACAATTGCGTCCTCACCGGCGACCGGGTCACCGGTGTGATCGACTTCGACTACGCGATGCCCGGGCCGCGGCTGTGGGACGTGGCCTTCGCCGCCTACCGCTGGGTGCCGCTGGCCGCGCCGGACAACTCGGACGGCTTCGGTACGGTCTCTTCGCAGGCTTCCCGCCTGCGCCTGTTCTGCGACAGCTACGGCCTGTCCCGGCCCGACCGCGCGGCCTTGATCGACACCGTGGTGGCCCGAATCCAGTGGCTGGTCGACCACATGCACGCCGAGGCCGCCGGCGGCAACGCCGCTTTCGCCGGCCACCTCGCCGACGGCCACCACCGCCAATATCTGGGCGACGCCGCCTACATCCGGGAGCACCGGAAGGCCTTCGACGACGCGGTGACGAACAATGCTGCACCTCCCGCGGATTGA